A window of Ptychodera flava strain L36383 chromosome 1, AS_Pfla_20210202, whole genome shotgun sequence contains these coding sequences:
- the LOC139145335 gene encoding uncharacterized protein yields the protein MPKKQRIYSLGDIERGDHLIICKGLTRNQHHLLAIQKGCSGCSLKVIHYNSQGKSTKVTREKLELSPRKTPIYRINDRPTGMTVDRVIQKAEKLVGLSKFLPEKNTSEEFVKWCLAEINAKERILKVNDIRRGDHVIIRQFMGLHYHHCLAVEDGTEDNRLNVIHFSNCPKLFGEVVREILSLQPKDKPVFRVNIQCGNLSRNVDEVVGKAEKQLGLRKYSTESNNCENFVKWCQSETRYQERISKVTDILKGDHLITKARRGLHRHHSLAVEDGRRGNAVRVVHYTSGRIVEEDVELDPGEQDVFRFIEHKVIDDGLEYADEFTSEDNDTDGENAGNAGIDSNDDGNESDDDAEIMFVLTDTDKVIEKARRQLNEHKYNNDFNNCEHFVNWCKHQTGHRERVQGLGYVKKGDHVIIDKFLMEHHVLAVQDGSHMNNNIAVIHYSHGQVIEEQMNIDPSEDNVYLFYDDCPEEEEADQTDDVITQARRQVGMKNYCPNERKSSKHFVFWCKMRRSHRERLYSIADLKKGDHLVIENFRGMKNHHSLVVENSVERRKATIVYHNEDRVIEEEIYVDAEKYNLYCVHDDYYNEDICRDADENSEKAKRSIGQKVYSLENSSNEHFVYWCKRVTEQLKEVKCIQDIKFGDHLVIRETKFAKTMQNHHVLSVQDCNEDVAVIHVCDCSIVNHATVDGKLHKNAVVAEKVLLDFRKQTVYSVLHADNSNTAVDRNTVMKFAHRLLYPGSVSPQYQNCQQFVRLCQGAMLSNMRIKKVADIKKGDHLLIERERGLRYHHVLAAEDGAEGQNLSTIHYESSTSRESLRKVTEEAIQINCESQRIFRVIYDGNVDPEIVIGRARSQLGQYEYSPKIDTSEHFVTWCKTGVLESEKFGNTYENDAQKGACPLRLMSGDGRRLATKSVANLVVVAGLKHTTALSLAASLSVSAVGAVVSEGAFLALDIIRMKGKTNKAILSTKELEEINIQKWKMAGKFIGGVCGSFGGALIGQLLIPVPVLGVVVGRVAGGFLGRKAMGVQAANMGKLTYRVDIYKYHPKRRRRKPGHGKRLLALEHSSVQS from the coding sequence atgccgAAGAAGCAGAGGATATACAGCCTGGGTGATATTGAACGTGGTGATCATTTGATTATTTGCAAAGGTCTTACACGAAATCAACACCACTTACTGGCTATACAGAAGGGCTGCAGTGGATGCAGCCTTAAAGTCATCCACTACAATTCACAGGGAAAGAGTACAAAAGTTACGAGAGAAAAACTGGAACTCTCTCCTAGGAAGACCCCTATATACCGAATCAATGATAGACCAACAGGAATGACCGTCGACAGAGTTATTCAGAAAGCAGAAAAACTAGTTGGCCTCAGTAAGTTTCTACCAGAAAAGAATACAAGTGAAGAATTCGTGAAATGGTGTCTTGCAGAAATAAATGCCAAAGAACGTATACTCAAAGTAAATGACATTCGAAGAGGAGATCACGTCATTATAAGGCAGTTCATGGGTCTTCATTACCATCATTGTTTAGCTGTTGAAGACGGCACAGAAGACAACAGATTGAATGTTATTCATTTCAGTAACTGTCCGAAACTGTTCGGAGAGGTTGTCAGGGAAATACTATCGCTGCAGCCTAAGGATAAACCTGTATTCCGGGTCAATATTCAATGTGGGAATCTGAGCAGAAATGTTGATGAGGTTGTCGGGAAGGCAGAAAAACAGCTAGGCCTGAGGAAATACTCTACCGAGTCCAATAATtgtgaaaactttgtgaaatgGTGTCAAAGCGAAACACGATATCAAGAACGTATTTCCAAAGTTACAGACATCTTAAAAGGGGATCATCTGATCACAAAAGCACGCAGAGGATTGCACCGCCATCATTCCCTTGCTGTAGAAGACGGTAGACGGGGAAATGCTGTCAGAGTCGTTCACTATACAAGTGGTCGAATCGTTGAGGAAGATGTAGAACTGGATCCCGGTGAACAAGACGTATTTCGTTTTATTGAACACAAGGTCATTGATGATGGTCTTGAGTATGCCGATGAATTTACCAGTGAAGATAATGATACCGATGGAGAAAACGCTGGGAATGCCGGTATTGATTCTAATGATGATGGAAACGAGAGCGATGACGACGCTGAAATAATGTTTGTTCTCACTGACACTGACAAGGTAATTGAAAAGGCCAGACGTCAACTCAATGAGCACAAGTACAACAATGACTTTAATAATTGCGAACACTTTGTCAATTGGTGCAAACATCAAACTGGGCATAGAGAAAGGGTACAGGGATTGGGATATGTCAAAAAGGGAGACCATGTGATCATTGATAAATTCCTTATGGAACATCACGTGTTGGCAGTGCAAGACGGCAGTCACATGAACAACAACATTGCTGTAATTCATTACTCTCATGGTCAAGTGATTGAAGAGCAAATGAACATCGACCCTTCTGAAGACAACGTCTACTTATTTTACGACGATTGTCCAGAAGAGGAAGAGGCCGACCAAACCGATGATGTCATCACCCAAGCAAGAAGGCAGGTAGGCATGAAGAACTATTGCCCAAATGAACGGAAAAGCAGCAAACACTTTGTGTTCTGGTGCAAGATGAGGAGAAGTCACAGAGAACGTCTCTACAGCATTGCTGATTTGAAGAAAGGAGACCATCTCGTCATTGAAAACTTCCGAGGCATGAAGAATCACCACTCCCTTGTAGTGGAAAACAGCGTAGAGAGAAGGAAGGCAACGATCGTTTACCACAACGAAGACAGAGTAATCGAAGAGGAGATCTATGTTGAcgccgaaaaatacaatttgtactGTGTACATGATGACTATTACAATGAGGATATTTGCAGGGATGCCGATGAAAATTCCGAAAAAGCTAAGCGTAGCATCGGACAGAAggtatattctttggagaataGCAGCAATGAACATTTTGTCTACTGGTGTAAAAGAGTGACAGAGCAACTGAAAGAGGTAAAATGTATCCAAGACATTAAATTTGGCGACCATCTTGTAATAAGGGAGACCAAATTCGCGAAGACAATGCAGAATCACCATGTGTTGTCTGTTCAAGATTGCAATGAAGACGTTGCTGTTATACATGTGTGTGATTGCAGTATCGTCAATCATGCTACAGTTGAcggaaaattacacaaaaatgcTGTCGTTGCCGAGAAAGTACTACTGGACTTTCGAAAACAGACGGTATATTCTGTTTTACACGCTGACAACAGCAACACTGCAGTAGATCGAAACACAGTTATGAAATTTGCCCATAGGTTACTATACCCTGGTTCAGTATCTCCTcaatatcaaaactgtcagcAGTTTGTCAGGCTTTGCCAAGGAGCCATGCTATCCAATATGCGTATCAAAAAGGTCGCAGATATAAAAAAAGGAGATCACCTTCTCATCGAACGTGAAAGAGGGTTACGTTATCACCATGTGTTAGCAGCGGAAGATGGGGCAGAGGGACAAAATCTGAGTACTATCCACTATGAGAGTAGCACATCACGAGAAAGTTTACGTAAGGTCACTGAAGAGGCTATTCAAATAAACTGTGAAAGCCAGAGAATCTTCCGAGTCATCTATGATGGGAACGTTGATCCAGAAATTGTGATAGGCAGGGCAAGATCACAGCTTGGGCAATATGAGTACTCTCCGAAGATCGACACCAGTGAACACTTCGTAACTTGGTGTAAAACTGGTGTTTTAGAGTctgaaaaatttggaaatacttaTGAAAATGATGCACAAAAAGGAGCATGCCCACTGCGCCTGATGTCGGGAGATGGCAGGAGACTTGCCACAAAATCTGTGGCAAATCTCGTAGTTGTCGCTGGCTTGAAACACACTACTGCCCTCAGTCTTGCTGCTTCATTGTCAGTCTCTGCTGTTGGTGCGGTGGTGTCTGAAGGTGCGTTTCTGGCCTTAGATATCATTAGAATGAAAGGCAAGACGAACAAGGCCATACTATCGACAAAGGAATTGGAAGaaatcaatattcaaaaatggaaaatggcAGGTAAATTTATCGGCGGTGTGTGTGGATCATTTGGTGGTGCTCTCATAGGGCAGCTACTGATTCCTGTGCCGGTGCTGGGGGTCGTTGTTGGGAGGGTAGCTGGTGGATTCCTAGGAAGGAAAGCCATGGGTGTCCAAGCTGCTAATATGGGAAAGCTTACCTATAGAGTAGACATATACAAATATCACCCAaagagaagaagaaggaagCCCGGCCATGGTAAACGATTACTTGCTTTGGAACACAGTTCAGTACAGAGTTAA